The following are encoded in a window of Vespa crabro chromosome 2, iyVesCrab1.2, whole genome shotgun sequence genomic DNA:
- the LOC124421937 gene encoding protein lethal(2)denticleless translates to MSLVHSITRRQEGFEFIRDYDVALYRLKCYHNDVYRGISPSTNAPDYNPEPPVFACRFCTKENNEQILALANEDGKIALQDISIKGNHDKPLEGTQAHFNAIFDIAWMPGELKLVTASGDHTAKLWDVSRSEIKQIEYFHAHTRSVKTAVFRHQDKAVFATGARDGSIMIWDIRANHSDQPKADNCISNAHSSISSNNNRHRKTLNHTSCTQSITSLAFQDDFSLLSCAAGDGVIKVWDLRKNYTVHKKDPLAKHTMNYAGNSTRNGFSSLLVCPARITLYASCMDNIIYAYNISSYNPKPVAEFYGHQNRTYYVKTCLSPDGRYLASGSSDELAYIWHTKRSGGPIIKLSGHTEEVTCIAWCTVGETKIVTCSDDSCHRIWRIGLEHKIDNEELEIRGKAETVSSANSLENLKMETTPTTFRRYALTQEHTPGSDKTPNSTPGSNDIDNQSRDLYKQSNSNSFKRTYSQMITEESQSDGKFKTILSPIQENLEMIIKRAHIENRGARRLFSQKTDTTTICDKSYDYDKPSTSSYVPEFKNIALETNNTSIPFSPTSNLPNFVIDGTAPHLLQMSPEKYKENVDWLTKIREKYKEQRTKISSEKLSSPKTSIPVRRSSRSKSMEPLKGCKTSTSLAPSLLDFFKINNKDCDKNICTENSNTLSLPSIS, encoded by the exons ATGAGCTTAGTGCACTCTATTACGAGGCGTCAAGAGGGGTTTg aatTTATACGTGATTATGACGTAGCCttatatcgtttaaaatgCTATCATAATGATGTATATCGTGGAATATCACCAAGTACAAATGCTCCAGATTATAATCCAGAACCACCAGTTTTTGCTTGCCGTTTTTGTACCAAGGAAAATAATGAACAAATACTTGCCTTAGCAAATGAAGATGGAAAAATAGCTTTACAAGATATAAGTATTAAAGGAAACCATGATAAACCATTAGAAGGAACTCAG GCACATTTTAATGCAATTTTTGATATTGCATGGATGCCTGGTGAATTAAAGTTAGTAACAGCGTCAGGAGATCACACGGCAAAATTGTGGGATGTATCTAGATCcgaaattaaacaaattgaatattttcatgCTCATACACGTAGTGTAAAAACAGCAGTATTTCGTCATCAAGATAAAG cTGTCTTTGCCACAGGAGCTCGTGATGGAAGTATAATGATTTGGGATATAAGAGCAAATCATAGTGATCAGCCTAAAGCAGATAATTGTATATCTAATGCACATAGTAGCATatcttcaaataataatagacaCCGTAAAACTCTGAATCACACGTCTTGTACGCAAAGTATAACCAGTCTTGCTTTTCAAgatgatttttcattattatcatgtgCTGCTGGGGATGG ggTAATTAAAGTCTgggatttaagaaaaaattatactgTTCACAAAAAAGATCCATTAGCTAAACATACAATGAATTATGCAGGAAATAGTACAAGAAACGGATTTTCTTCATTGTTAGTATGTCCAGCTAGAATTACATTGTATGCTAGTTGTATGGACAATatcatatatgcgtataatATATCTTCTTATAATCCAAAACCAg TTGCAGAGTTTTATGGACATCAAAATCGTACCTATTATGTAAAAACCTGTTTAAGCCCTGATGGAAGATACCTGGCTAGTGGTTCTAGTGATGAGCTTGCATACATTTGGCATACTAAACGATCTGGTGGACCAATAATTAAACTTTCTGGTCATACAGAAGAAGTTACTTGCATTGCATGGTGCACTGTTGGGGAAACCAAG atAGTGACTTGTTCGGATGATTCATGCCATAGAATATGGAGAATTGGACTTGAGcataaaatagataatgaaGAATTAGAAATAAGAGGTAAAGCAGAAACTGTTTCCAGTGCGAACTCcttagaaaatttgaaaatggaAACAACACCAACTACTTTCCGGCGATATGCATTAACGCAAGAACATACACCTGGATCTGATAAAACACCAA ATAGTACACCAGGATCTAACGATATAGATAATCAATCGAGAGATTTGTATAAAcaaagtaatagtaatagttttAAGAGAACTTATTCACAAATGATAACTGAAGAATCACAATCTGATGGaaaatttaaaacaattttatctcCTATACAAGAAAatttagaaatgataataaaacgtGCACACATAGAAAATCGTGGTGCTAGAAGGCTCTTCAGTCAAAAGACTGACACAACTACTATATGCGATAAGAGTTATGACTACGATAAACCAAGCACAAGTTCATATGTTccagaatttaaaaatattgctttagaaacaaataatacatCAATTCCTTTTTCACCTACATCGAATCTGCCAAATTTTGTGATAGATGGAACGGCACCTCACCTACTTCAAATGTCTCCTGAGAAATACAAGGAAAATGTTGACTGGTTAACAAAAAtacgagagaaatataaagagcAGAGAACTAAAATATCCTCAGAAAAATTGTCTAGTCCTAAAACAAGTATACCTGTACGTAGAAGTAGTAGATCCAAATCAATGGAACCATTAAAAGGATGCAAAACTTCTACATCTCTTGCTCCATCTTTActtgatttctttaaaataaataataaggattgtgataaaaatatttgtacagAAAACTCAAATACTCTTTCTTTGCCATCTATATCatga
- the LOC124421941 gene encoding acylglycerol kinase, mitochondrial isoform X1, translating to MARMLKFLQTIRNNWKKSTFGAVALSYGVSYSKESYDTQQLMRQYCEDIVKYGDEPCPTTMKPRHVTVILNPAAKNRKAKKLFKNYCEPLLHLAGIAVTIVQTESTSHTRSVVENLDTPTDAIIVAGGDGTLSDVITGIMRRYKHNLHSVKQCPIGVLPLGETNTVSCALNPWRFDDLLEVREMTEATMTIIKGNHKFIDIIEVYSLKENPENELKPVYAAGTIEWGAWQDAYIQRNKYFLGKTLRKYATYIFNGYKDNLNWNCNGLLRYTKPCTGCSHCYKNSNIDQSTHTNKRWWHAFVPKKATFTSDMVIDYSKITNENCGVFYEIPISTTDLYIKTSTIDNAELHNHSSLKIQLGPKDIDYISFVNEGWRRINGSRTLINSSFEAKDIELYPEKNDERVFYIDNEEFELTAIRMKLLPQCIKIFCSDKKNINTLNR from the exons ATGGCTAGAATGCTGAAATTTCTTCaaacaataagaaataattggaaaaaatCGACATTTGGTGCTGTTGCCTTATCATATGGAGTCTCATACAGTAAAGAGTCATATGA CACCCAACAATTGATGAGACAATATTGTGAAGATATAGTAAAATATGGAGATGAACCTTGTCCTACAACCATGAAACCTCGTCATGTTACAGTTATATTAAATCCTGCTGCTAAAAACAG aaaggcgaaaaaattatttaaaaattactgCGAGCCATTATTACATTTAGCTGGAATTGCAGTAACAATTGTGCAAACGGAATCAACAAGTCATACGCGTAGTGTAGTGGAGAATTTAGATACTCCAACTGATGCTATAATTGTAGCAGGAGGAGATGGTACTTTATCTGACGTTATAACTGGTATAATGAGAAGATACAAACACAATCTTCATTCTGTCAAACAATGTCCAATTGGTGTTTTACCATTAGGAGAAACAAATACTGTTTCTTGTGCTTTAAATCCTTGGCGCTTTGATGATTTACTTGAAGTACGTGAGATGACAGAGGCTACAATGACTATTATAAAAGGCAATCATAagtttatagatattattgaagTTTATTCACTTAAA GAAAATCctgaaaatgaattaaaaccAGTTTATGCAGCTGGAACAATAGAATGGGGTGCTTGGCAAGATGCatatatacaaagaaataAGTATTTCCTTGGAAAAACTTTAAGAAA atatgcaacttatatatttaatggttacaaagataatttaaattgGAATTGCAATGGATTGTTAAGATATACTAAACCTTGTACAGGTTGCTCacattgttataaaaattcaaatattgatCAATCTACACATACAAATAAAAGATGGTGGCATGCATTTGTGCCAAAAAAAGCAACATTTACATCAG ACATGGTAATTGACTACAGCAaaataacaaatgaaaattgtggcgttttttatgaaattccTATTTCAACAactgatttatatataaaaacctCAACTATAGATAACGCCGAACTTCATAACCATTCTTcgttaaaaatacaattag GTCCAAAagatatagattatatatcatttgttaATGAAGGTTGGAGGAGAATAAATGGAAGTAGAACCTTAATAAATTCCTCATTTGAAGCAAAGGATATTGAATTGTACCCTGAAaag aatgatgaacgagtattttatattgataacgAAGAATTCGAATTAACGGCAATTAGAATGAAATTACTTCCgcaatgtataaaaatattttgttctgataagaaaaatatcaatacaCTAAATAGATAA
- the LOC124421941 gene encoding acylglycerol kinase, mitochondrial isoform X2, whose protein sequence is MARMLKFLQTIRNNWKKSTFGAVALSYGVSYSKESYDTQQLMRQYCEDIVKYGDEPCPTTMKPRHVTVILNPAAKNRKAKKLFKNYCEPLLHLAGIAVTIVQTESTSHTRSVVENLDTPTDAIIVAGGDGTLSDVITGETNTVSCALNPWRFDDLLEVREMTEATMTIIKGNHKFIDIIEVYSLKENPENELKPVYAAGTIEWGAWQDAYIQRNKYFLGKTLRKYATYIFNGYKDNLNWNCNGLLRYTKPCTGCSHCYKNSNIDQSTHTNKRWWHAFVPKKATFTSDMVIDYSKITNENCGVFYEIPISTTDLYIKTSTIDNAELHNHSSLKIQLGPKDIDYISFVNEGWRRINGSRTLINSSFEAKDIELYPEKNDERVFYIDNEEFELTAIRMKLLPQCIKIFCSDKKNINTLNR, encoded by the exons ATGGCTAGAATGCTGAAATTTCTTCaaacaataagaaataattggaaaaaatCGACATTTGGTGCTGTTGCCTTATCATATGGAGTCTCATACAGTAAAGAGTCATATGA CACCCAACAATTGATGAGACAATATTGTGAAGATATAGTAAAATATGGAGATGAACCTTGTCCTACAACCATGAAACCTCGTCATGTTACAGTTATATTAAATCCTGCTGCTAAAAACAG aaaggcgaaaaaattatttaaaaattactgCGAGCCATTATTACATTTAGCTGGAATTGCAGTAACAATTGTGCAAACGGAATCAACAAGTCATACGCGTAGTGTAGTGGAGAATTTAGATACTCCAACTGATGCTATAATTGTAGCAGGAGGAGATGGTACTTTATCTGACGTTATAACTG GAGAAACAAATACTGTTTCTTGTGCTTTAAATCCTTGGCGCTTTGATGATTTACTTGAAGTACGTGAGATGACAGAGGCTACAATGACTATTATAAAAGGCAATCATAagtttatagatattattgaagTTTATTCACTTAAA GAAAATCctgaaaatgaattaaaaccAGTTTATGCAGCTGGAACAATAGAATGGGGTGCTTGGCAAGATGCatatatacaaagaaataAGTATTTCCTTGGAAAAACTTTAAGAAA atatgcaacttatatatttaatggttacaaagataatttaaattgGAATTGCAATGGATTGTTAAGATATACTAAACCTTGTACAGGTTGCTCacattgttataaaaattcaaatattgatCAATCTACACATACAAATAAAAGATGGTGGCATGCATTTGTGCCAAAAAAAGCAACATTTACATCAG ACATGGTAATTGACTACAGCAaaataacaaatgaaaattgtggcgttttttatgaaattccTATTTCAACAactgatttatatataaaaacctCAACTATAGATAACGCCGAACTTCATAACCATTCTTcgttaaaaatacaattag GTCCAAAagatatagattatatatcatttgttaATGAAGGTTGGAGGAGAATAAATGGAAGTAGAACCTTAATAAATTCCTCATTTGAAGCAAAGGATATTGAATTGTACCCTGAAaag aatgatgaacgagtattttatattgataacgAAGAATTCGAATTAACGGCAATTAGAATGAAATTACTTCCgcaatgtataaaaatattttgttctgataagaaaaatatcaatacaCTAAATAGATAA
- the LOC124421941 gene encoding acylglycerol kinase, mitochondrial isoform X3, which translates to MARMLKFLQTIRNNWKKSTFGAVALSYGVSYSKESYDTQQLMRQYCEDIVKYGDEPCPTTMKPRHVTVILNPAAKNRKAKKLFKNYCEPLLHLAGIAVTIVQTESTSHTRSVVENLDTPTDAIIVAGGDGETNTVSCALNPWRFDDLLEVREMTEATMTIIKGNHKFIDIIEVYSLKENPENELKPVYAAGTIEWGAWQDAYIQRNKYFLGKTLRKYATYIFNGYKDNLNWNCNGLLRYTKPCTGCSHCYKNSNIDQSTHTNKRWWHAFVPKKATFTSDMVIDYSKITNENCGVFYEIPISTTDLYIKTSTIDNAELHNHSSLKIQLGPKDIDYISFVNEGWRRINGSRTLINSSFEAKDIELYPEKNDERVFYIDNEEFELTAIRMKLLPQCIKIFCSDKKNINTLNR; encoded by the exons ATGGCTAGAATGCTGAAATTTCTTCaaacaataagaaataattggaaaaaatCGACATTTGGTGCTGTTGCCTTATCATATGGAGTCTCATACAGTAAAGAGTCATATGA CACCCAACAATTGATGAGACAATATTGTGAAGATATAGTAAAATATGGAGATGAACCTTGTCCTACAACCATGAAACCTCGTCATGTTACAGTTATATTAAATCCTGCTGCTAAAAACAG aaaggcgaaaaaattatttaaaaattactgCGAGCCATTATTACATTTAGCTGGAATTGCAGTAACAATTGTGCAAACGGAATCAACAAGTCATACGCGTAGTGTAGTGGAGAATTTAGATACTCCAACTGATGCTATAATTGTAGCAGGAGGAGATG GAGAAACAAATACTGTTTCTTGTGCTTTAAATCCTTGGCGCTTTGATGATTTACTTGAAGTACGTGAGATGACAGAGGCTACAATGACTATTATAAAAGGCAATCATAagtttatagatattattgaagTTTATTCACTTAAA GAAAATCctgaaaatgaattaaaaccAGTTTATGCAGCTGGAACAATAGAATGGGGTGCTTGGCAAGATGCatatatacaaagaaataAGTATTTCCTTGGAAAAACTTTAAGAAA atatgcaacttatatatttaatggttacaaagataatttaaattgGAATTGCAATGGATTGTTAAGATATACTAAACCTTGTACAGGTTGCTCacattgttataaaaattcaaatattgatCAATCTACACATACAAATAAAAGATGGTGGCATGCATTTGTGCCAAAAAAAGCAACATTTACATCAG ACATGGTAATTGACTACAGCAaaataacaaatgaaaattgtggcgttttttatgaaattccTATTTCAACAactgatttatatataaaaacctCAACTATAGATAACGCCGAACTTCATAACCATTCTTcgttaaaaatacaattag GTCCAAAagatatagattatatatcatttgttaATGAAGGTTGGAGGAGAATAAATGGAAGTAGAACCTTAATAAATTCCTCATTTGAAGCAAAGGATATTGAATTGTACCCTGAAaag aatgatgaacgagtattttatattgataacgAAGAATTCGAATTAACGGCAATTAGAATGAAATTACTTCCgcaatgtataaaaatattttgttctgataagaaaaatatcaatacaCTAAATAGATAA